In Chryseobacterium gleum, a single genomic region encodes these proteins:
- a CDS encoding OmpP1/FadL family transporter — protein sequence MKKILVSTALLAGVLSYAGGFRVSLQGVKQLAMAHTSAHAEDASVTFFNPAGMSFIPSKLSVVAGGFAASNKVTFQNFNTLQSAETDNPVGTPFYAAITYRPIEKLTVGLSVTTPFGSTIKWPDNWEGKELVQKLELKSFYFQPMVSVKLAPWLAFGASYIYARGVVDWDKAVTQFDGKVNINDKKASGHGYGFGFYFRPDPKLDVSIAYRSPVDMKAKNGTASFQFPSQSVYNQLRLNAAGQDGFSATLPLVEEYTIGLTYKVTPKWQVSADFNYHGWERYSKLTLDFDNAPIGNNPSDPTILTNPKNFKNSKTFRLGTQYAFTNMIYGRLGAYYDEAPYTTDNFIPETPSYDTYVVTGGVGFKLKQFGIDIAGGYAMPQYRKVNNANIGLNGQSKATAFYLGLGFSYNPF from the coding sequence ATGAAAAAAATATTAGTATCAACTGCTTTATTGGCGGGCGTTCTATCTTACGCAGGAGGCTTCAGAGTTTCCCTGCAGGGGGTAAAACAATTGGCAATGGCGCATACTAGTGCTCATGCTGAAGATGCGAGTGTGACATTCTTTAACCCGGCGGGTATGTCATTTATCCCTTCCAAACTGAGTGTAGTGGCAGGAGGGTTTGCTGCAAGTAACAAGGTTACTTTTCAGAATTTCAACACTTTACAAAGTGCAGAAACAGATAACCCTGTAGGAACTCCTTTTTACGCAGCGATTACTTATAGACCCATAGAAAAACTTACCGTAGGTCTTAGTGTTACCACACCTTTTGGAAGTACAATCAAATGGCCTGATAACTGGGAAGGTAAAGAATTGGTACAGAAGCTGGAGCTGAAGAGTTTTTACTTCCAGCCTATGGTTTCTGTGAAGCTGGCTCCGTGGCTTGCTTTCGGGGCAAGCTATATCTATGCACGAGGAGTGGTAGATTGGGATAAAGCTGTTACTCAATTTGATGGGAAAGTTAACATCAATGATAAAAAAGCAAGCGGACACGGGTATGGTTTCGGTTTCTATTTCAGACCTGATCCTAAGTTAGATGTAAGTATTGCTTACCGTTCACCGGTAGATATGAAAGCTAAAAACGGAACTGCTTCCTTCCAGTTCCCGTCACAATCTGTTTATAATCAGCTAAGATTGAATGCGGCCGGGCAAGATGGTTTTTCAGCAACACTTCCACTGGTTGAAGAATATACTATTGGTTTAACTTATAAAGTTACACCAAAGTGGCAGGTTTCTGCAGACTTTAACTATCATGGATGGGAGAGATATAGTAAGCTGACATTGGATTTTGATAATGCACCTATCGGAAACAATCCGTCAGACCCAACAATTCTTACCAATCCTAAGAATTTCAAAAACTCCAAAACATTCAGACTGGGAACTCAATATGCGTTCACGAATATGATCTACGGACGTTTGGGAGCTTATTATGATGAAGCACCTTATACTACTGATAACTTTATTCCGGAGACACCTTCATACGATACTTATGTGGTTACAGGTGGGGTAGGTTTCAAACTGAAACAATTCGGAATTGATATAGCAGGAGGATATGCAATGCCTCAGTACAGAAAGGTAAACAACGCTAATATTGGACTTAACGGACAGTCTAAAGCAACAGCTTTCTACCTGGGCTTAGGTTTCTCATATAATCCATTTTAA
- a CDS encoding hydrolase GDSL, producing the protein MKKIIISTIAVSALLFTVTSCNTDFDTDVRDIPVTKGDADFTKYISLGNSLTSGYRDGALYSSGQNESYPSMIAAQMKLAGGGDFKQPLMPNDVGGFNNLPGFAGKLTLQVVNGSLSPVPSAPAAALDILSGGGTYNNMGVPGAKSFHLVAPGYGSQAGLATGTANPYFVRFASSATTSVLADAMAQKATFFSLWIGNNDVLSYATNGGTNSQTVGGVTTYTPATVQTGNTNPTTYRSNDISDPALVAGSIKAILDGLKSVGTTKGVIANIPSVTSVPFFTTVPYNPLTPAALGSNLTTLNTSLYGPLKQALTAFGAGDRINLLSATGPNPVLIKDVALTDLSAQLTVALTPSLGLPTATAFGQIFGQARQATPDDYILLTTSSVIGSTAAGVPAPVNVYGISYPLQNQHVLTKTEAGYVKTATNAYNASIKSLADSYGLAFVDANSKMVELNAQSGILFDGVRYTAKFVTGGAFSLDGVHLTGRGYGIVANEFIKSINAKYNSTLPQVDPNKYSGVKFP; encoded by the coding sequence ATGAAAAAAATTATAATATCGACAATTGCAGTTTCTGCACTTCTTTTTACGGTAACAAGCTGTAATACGGATTTCGATACGGATGTGAGAGATATCCCGGTAACAAAAGGAGATGCTGATTTTACAAAATACATATCACTGGGAAATTCCCTTACTTCCGGATACCGCGATGGCGCCCTGTACAGCAGCGGCCAGAATGAATCGTATCCAAGCATGATTGCTGCGCAGATGAAGCTTGCTGGTGGAGGAGACTTTAAACAACCGTTGATGCCTAATGATGTAGGTGGATTCAATAATCTTCCGGGATTTGCCGGAAAACTAACCCTACAGGTGGTTAACGGGTCTTTATCTCCGGTTCCAAGTGCTCCTGCGGCTGCATTAGATATTTTATCCGGTGGGGGTACCTATAATAATATGGGTGTACCTGGTGCAAAATCATTCCACTTGGTGGCTCCGGGTTATGGTAGCCAGGCAGGCCTTGCAACAGGAACAGCTAATCCTTATTTTGTAAGATTTGCTTCTTCCGCTACAACAAGTGTGTTGGCTGATGCTATGGCTCAAAAAGCGACATTCTTCTCTCTTTGGATAGGAAATAATGATGTATTGTCCTACGCAACCAATGGAGGTACAAATTCCCAGACAGTAGGAGGAGTTACAACTTATACGCCTGCTACGGTTCAGACAGGAAATACAAATCCTACAACTTATAGATCAAATGATATTTCTGATCCTGCACTTGTTGCCGGCTCTATTAAAGCAATCTTAGATGGTCTGAAAAGTGTGGGAACAACGAAAGGTGTTATTGCTAACATTCCTTCAGTTACTTCCGTACCTTTTTTCACTACGGTTCCATATAACCCTTTAACACCTGCTGCTTTAGGATCAAATTTGACAACTCTTAATACAAGTCTGTACGGACCTTTGAAACAAGCACTTACCGCTTTTGGTGCAGGAGATAGAATTAATTTACTTTCTGCAACAGGTCCGAATCCGGTTCTGATTAAAGATGTTGCGCTTACAGATTTATCGGCACAGCTTACGGTTGCACTTACTCCTTCTTTAGGATTACCTACCGCTACAGCTTTTGGTCAGATCTTCGGTCAGGCAAGACAAGCAACGCCGGATGATTATATTTTACTTACGACAAGCTCTGTAATTGGAAGTACTGCGGCAGGAGTTCCTGCTCCGGTAAATGTTTATGGAATTTCTTACCCGCTACAAAACCAGCATGTATTAACAAAAACAGAAGCTGGTTATGTGAAAACCGCAACAAATGCATATAATGCTTCCATAAAATCACTTGCAGATTCCTATGGACTTGCATTTGTAGATGCAAATTCCAAGATGGTTGAATTGAATGCCCAGTCAGGAATTTTATTTGACGGTGTAAGATATACTGCGAAATTTGTAACAGGAGGAGCTTTCTCTTTAGATGGAGTTCACCTTACAGGACGTGGATACGGAATTGTGGCTAATGAATTTATTAAGTCTATCAATGCCAAATACAACTCTACGCTTCCGCAGGTAGATCCAAACAAATATTCAGGAGTTAAATTCCCTTAA
- a CDS encoding ribose-phosphate pyrophosphokinase, translated as MADQLSYLFCTRTSRDLAEKIAQNYGKELGKINFQEFSDGEFEPVLDESVRGGRVFLIGSTFPPADNLLELLLMIDAAKRASAKSITVVIPYFGLARQDRKDKPRAPIGAKLVANLLTAAGATRIMTMDLHADQIQGFFEIPVDHLYASTIFVDYIRSLNLDNLTIASPDMGGAKRAKNYAGHLGAEVVIAYKERKKANVVEEMFLIGDVTGKNVILIDDMIDTAGTLCKAADILIEKGAKTVRAMATHGVLSGKAYENIENSKILEVIVTDSIPVKNNLSSKIKVLSCAPLFADVMTMVHEHKSISSKFVI; from the coding sequence ATGGCCGATCAGTTAAGTTATCTATTTTGTACAAGAACCAGCAGGGACTTGGCAGAGAAAATTGCCCAGAATTATGGGAAAGAATTAGGAAAAATCAACTTTCAGGAGTTCAGCGACGGGGAATTTGAACCTGTTTTGGACGAATCTGTAAGAGGAGGAAGAGTTTTCCTGATTGGATCTACATTCCCTCCTGCAGACAATCTTTTGGAACTTCTTCTAATGATTGATGCAGCAAAAAGAGCTTCTGCAAAGAGCATTACCGTAGTAATCCCTTACTTCGGACTTGCCAGACAAGACAGAAAAGACAAACCAAGGGCGCCGATCGGTGCAAAATTAGTTGCCAACCTTCTTACTGCAGCAGGAGCAACAAGAATCATGACTATGGATCTTCACGCAGATCAGATTCAGGGATTCTTCGAAATTCCGGTGGATCATCTTTATGCTTCAACTATTTTCGTAGACTATATCAGATCTCTGAACCTTGATAATCTTACCATTGCTTCTCCGGATATGGGAGGTGCAAAAAGAGCTAAGAACTACGCAGGTCACTTAGGTGCTGAAGTGGTAATTGCTTATAAAGAAAGAAAAAAGGCAAATGTTGTAGAAGAAATGTTCCTTATCGGTGATGTTACAGGTAAGAACGTAATCCTTATTGATGATATGATTGATACTGCAGGTACACTTTGTAAAGCAGCAGATATCTTAATTGAAAAAGGAGCAAAAACAGTAAGAGCTATGGCAACTCACGGAGTGCTTTCAGGAAAGGCTTACGAGAATATTGAGAACTCAAAAATTCTGGAAGTTATTGTAACTGACTCAATTCCTGTTAAAAATAATTTGTCATCTAAAATAAAAGTACTATCTTGCGCCCCATTATTTGCAGACGTTATGACTATGGTTCATGAGCACAAATCAATTAGTAGTAAATTTGTTATTTAA
- a CDS encoding 50S ribosomal protein L25/general stress protein Ctc, giving the protein MKSITIQGTKRESVGKKSTKALRDAELVPCVVYGGGAPLNFSAEEKAFKGLVYTPEAHTVSIEVDGKTIPAVLQDIQFHPITDKILHADFYQLSDDKPVIMEVPVRITGRSKGVVAGGVLRQSFRKLKVKAIPANLPDEIVVDVTPLRIGNKLYIGGIKTEGYSFMHPDNAVVVAVKMSRNAMKGGAAAMDDEDEEEVATEEGAAPEAAETAAE; this is encoded by the coding sequence ATGAAATCTATTACAATTCAAGGTACAAAAAGAGAAAGCGTGGGCAAAAAGTCTACAAAAGCTTTACGTGATGCTGAATTAGTTCCTTGTGTTGTTTATGGAGGTGGAGCTCCTTTGAACTTCTCTGCTGAAGAGAAAGCTTTCAAAGGTCTAGTATACACTCCTGAAGCACACACGGTATCTATTGAAGTTGACGGAAAAACAATTCCAGCTGTTCTTCAGGACATCCAGTTTCACCCAATCACAGACAAAATTCTTCACGCTGATTTCTATCAGTTATCAGACGATAAGCCAGTTATCATGGAAGTTCCGGTAAGAATTACAGGACGTTCTAAAGGTGTTGTTGCTGGTGGTGTTTTACGTCAGTCTTTCAGAAAACTAAAAGTAAAAGCTATCCCTGCTAACCTACCTGACGAAATCGTTGTAGATGTTACTCCATTAAGAATTGGTAACAAACTTTACATCGGTGGTATCAAAACAGAAGGATATTCTTTCATGCACCCGGACAACGCAGTAGTAGTAGCTGTTAAGATGTCTAGAAATGCAATGAAAGGAGGTGCAGCTGCAATGGATGATGAAGATGAAGAAGAAGTTGCAACTGAAGAAGGAGCAGCTCCTGAAGCAGCAGAAACAGCAGCAGAATAA
- a CDS encoding cysteine desulfurase: MFDIQEIRSQFSILDREVNGKPLVYLDNAATSQKPNSVLEVCHAYYTELNANVHRGIHTLSQLATEEMELSRRKIQKFINAEQDFEVIFTKGTTEGLNLIAYILTQKLKKDDEIIISYLEHHSNIVPWQMLCERTGAKLRVIPIDENGILQMDRFDQFLSEKTKVVSVNQVSNALGIVNPVEEIIAKTRKNTDAYIVIDGAQSAPHFNIDVQKLDCDFFVFSGHKMYAPMGTGVLYGKREILEALPPFHGGGEMIATCSFEGTTYAGLPFKYEAGTPNVGGNIALGAAVDFINRIGHTNIQNHENALLEYAQRQLLELEGIKIYGEKAKRTGVVSFNLEGVGIASDVGMILDKMGIAVRTGHHCTQPIMDFFNIAGTVRASFAVYNTFEEIDILVEGVKKAQRMLS; encoded by the coding sequence ATGTTTGACATTCAGGAAATAAGAAGCCAGTTTTCTATACTGGACAGAGAAGTGAACGGTAAACCGCTGGTTTATCTGGATAATGCAGCTACATCTCAAAAACCAAATTCAGTTTTGGAAGTCTGTCACGCATATTATACAGAACTTAATGCTAATGTTCACAGAGGAATTCATACCCTGAGCCAGCTGGCAACAGAAGAAATGGAGCTTTCAAGAAGGAAAATCCAGAAATTCATTAATGCTGAACAAGATTTTGAAGTAATCTTTACAAAAGGAACCACGGAAGGATTAAACCTCATCGCTTATATTTTAACCCAGAAACTGAAGAAAGATGATGAGATCATCATTTCATATCTGGAGCACCATTCCAATATTGTCCCATGGCAGATGCTTTGTGAAAGAACCGGGGCAAAACTGCGTGTGATTCCTATTGATGAAAACGGAATCCTTCAGATGGATCGTTTTGATCAGTTTTTAAGTGAAAAAACGAAGGTTGTTTCTGTCAATCAGGTTTCCAATGCATTGGGAATTGTAAACCCTGTTGAGGAGATTATTGCAAAGACAAGAAAAAATACTGATGCCTATATCGTTATTGACGGGGCACAGTCTGCTCCGCATTTCAATATTGATGTTCAGAAGCTGGATTGTGATTTCTTTGTATTCTCTGGTCATAAAATGTATGCTCCTATGGGTACAGGTGTTTTATATGGAAAGCGTGAAATCCTGGAAGCTTTGCCGCCATTCCATGGAGGAGGTGAGATGATTGCAACATGTTCTTTCGAAGGAACCACTTATGCAGGTCTTCCATTTAAATATGAAGCAGGAACACCGAACGTAGGTGGAAATATTGCTTTAGGAGCCGCTGTTGACTTTATAAACAGAATAGGTCATACCAATATTCAGAATCATGAAAACGCTTTATTGGAATATGCCCAAAGACAGCTTTTGGAATTAGAGGGTATTAAGATCTATGGTGAAAAAGCAAAGAGAACCGGAGTTGTTTCCTTTAATCTTGAGGGAGTGGGGATTGCCTCTGATGTAGGAATGATCCTTGATAAAATGGGAATTGCTGTAAGAACAGGGCATCACTGTACACAACCTATTATGGATTTCTTTAATATTGCGGGAACGGTAAGAGCGAGTTTTGCTGTTTACAATACTTTCGAAGAAATTGATATTTTAGTTGAAGGAGTTAAAAAAGCTCAGAGAATGTTGAGCTAA
- the hemE gene encoding uroporphyrinogen decarboxylase, with amino-acid sequence MIKNDLYLKALRGETVERPPVWMMRQAGRYLPEFIALRDQYDFFTRCQTPELAAEITLQPIRRFPLDAAILFSDILVVPQAMGIDFKMKESVGPWLDTPIRTMEQVQNIETPDVNDTLGYVFDAIELTLQKLDNDIPLIGFAGSPWTILCYCVEGKGSKAFDIAKSFCFQQPEAAHLLLQKITDTTIAYLKRKVEKGVSAVQVFDSWGGMLSPTDYQEFSWQYIDQIIEALSPLTHVVVFGKGCWFALEDMTMSKASALGVDWTIKPEFARTLTNHTMTLQGNFDPARLHSTPETIKKMVNEMINRFGKDRYIANLGHGILPNVPVENAEAFIRAVVDWKPTL; translated from the coding sequence ATGATTAAAAACGACCTATATTTAAAAGCACTTCGCGGAGAAACCGTTGAAAGACCTCCTGTCTGGATGATGAGGCAGGCTGGAAGATATCTGCCGGAATTCATTGCTTTAAGAGATCAGTATGATTTCTTTACAAGATGTCAGACTCCTGAACTTGCCGCTGAAATTACGCTGCAGCCTATCCGCAGATTTCCTTTGGATGCTGCGATTCTGTTTTCTGATATCCTGGTAGTTCCACAGGCAATGGGAATTGATTTCAAAATGAAAGAATCCGTTGGACCATGGTTAGATACTCCTATCAGAACGATGGAACAGGTTCAGAATATTGAAACTCCGGATGTGAATGACACTTTAGGTTACGTTTTTGATGCTATTGAACTTACACTTCAGAAGCTGGACAATGATATTCCATTGATCGGTTTTGCCGGTTCTCCATGGACTATTCTTTGCTACTGTGTAGAAGGAAAAGGAAGTAAAGCGTTTGATATTGCAAAATCTTTCTGTTTCCAGCAGCCTGAAGCTGCTCATTTATTACTGCAAAAAATCACTGATACTACGATTGCTTATCTAAAAAGAAAAGTAGAAAAAGGAGTTTCTGCAGTACAGGTTTTTGATTCGTGGGGAGGCATGCTTTCTCCTACGGATTATCAGGAGTTCTCATGGCAGTATATTGACCAGATTATTGAGGCATTAAGTCCGCTTACCCATGTCGTAGTATTTGGGAAAGGATGCTGGTTTGCTTTGGAAGATATGACGATGTCCAAAGCTTCTGCACTTGGTGTAGACTGGACTATTAAGCCGGAATTCGCAAGAACGCTGACTAATCATACAATGACGCTTCAGGGGAATTTTGACCCTGCAAGGCTTCATTCGACTCCTGAAACCATCAAAAAAATGGTAAATGAAATGATTAACCGTTTCGGAAAAGACAGATATATTGCAAACTTAGGACACGGAATTCTTCCTAATGTTCCTGTAGAAAATGCTGAGGCATTCATCAGAGCTGTAGTAGACTGGAAACCGACTTTATAA
- a CDS encoding uroporphyrinogen-III synthase, with the protein MKILFTKNIDPSIISKELGEDILVDCVEVIKTNPIMISPFDLKNYSLIFTSVNGVTAFFKNRFRPNEDFTAKNYNKIYCVGEKTKRELRKHGFGTFKVLKNAETLSRFIIGKCQHEQFLHFCGNLAINVLDKDLPLQNIKYKKVTIYNTEEINPVITEKYHAAVFFSPSGVRSFAKRNSLEGMKLFSIGETTSGELRTYTQEEIFTSEENTLSSIFALIRKEIKSRI; encoded by the coding sequence ATGAAAATCTTATTTACCAAAAATATAGACCCATCTATTATATCCAAAGAATTAGGAGAGGATATTTTGGTTGACTGTGTTGAGGTGATTAAGACCAATCCTATCATGATCAGTCCTTTTGATCTGAAAAATTACTCTCTGATTTTTACCAGCGTCAATGGTGTTACAGCTTTTTTTAAAAACAGGTTTAGACCCAATGAGGATTTTACTGCAAAAAACTACAATAAGATCTATTGTGTAGGCGAAAAGACAAAGAGAGAATTAAGAAAACATGGCTTTGGTACATTTAAGGTGTTGAAAAATGCTGAAACGCTTTCCAGATTTATTATAGGAAAATGCCAGCATGAGCAGTTTCTTCATTTCTGCGGTAATCTTGCCATCAATGTTTTGGATAAAGATCTTCCGCTTCAAAACATTAAATACAAAAAAGTTACGATTTACAACACTGAGGAAATCAATCCTGTAATAACTGAAAAATATCATGCTGCGGTATTTTTTAGTCCGAGCGGAGTTCGTAGTTTTGCAAAGCGAAATTCACTGGAAGGAATGAAACTTTTTTCAATTGGCGAAACCACTTCCGGTGAGCTCAGAACGTATACGCAGGAAGAAATTTTTACTTCTGAAGAAAATACGCTGAGCTCCATCTTTGCATTGATAAGAAAAGAGATCAAAAGCAGGATTTAG
- the hemC gene encoding hydroxymethylbilane synthase: protein MKSIRIGTRNSALALWQAREVARHLQNNNYLTEIVPIVSSGDKNLNQPLYSLGITGVFTRDLDIALLNDEIDIAVHSLKDVPTQLPQNIEMIAYLERDYPQDILIRKESSRNKEFHELKLATSSLRRRAFWLRNYPTAEFSDIRGNIQTRLQKLEEGDFDATILSLAGIKRMKMEIDYEMLPLMISAPSQGVISVAGHTDKPEINEIVRQINHQETQICVEIERNFLSTLEGGCTAPIGAFAEIIGDQIRFKAALCSLDGKNCIAVDENFVYTPAENFGEKYAKVVLENGGKELMAEIKSQI from the coding sequence ATGAAAAGCATTAGAATCGGAACGAGAAATTCCGCACTTGCACTTTGGCAGGCTAGAGAGGTTGCGAGGCACCTTCAGAACAATAATTATTTAACGGAAATTGTTCCTATCGTTTCTTCCGGCGATAAGAACCTTAATCAACCACTTTATTCTTTAGGAATTACCGGGGTTTTCACAAGAGACCTTGATATTGCCTTATTGAATGATGAGATTGACATTGCGGTACATTCCTTAAAAGACGTTCCAACCCAATTGCCTCAGAATATTGAGATGATTGCTTACCTGGAAAGGGATTATCCGCAGGATATTCTGATCAGAAAAGAATCTTCGAGAAATAAAGAGTTTCATGAACTTAAACTGGCAACCAGCAGTTTGAGAAGAAGAGCTTTCTGGCTGAGAAATTATCCTACTGCTGAATTTTCGGATATCCGTGGAAATATTCAGACCAGGCTTCAAAAACTGGAGGAAGGAGATTTTGATGCAACAATTCTGTCTCTTGCAGGAATTAAAAGAATGAAAATGGAAATCGATTATGAGATGCTTCCATTAATGATCTCTGCTCCGTCACAAGGGGTTATTTCCGTAGCCGGACATACTGACAAACCGGAGATCAATGAAATTGTACGCCAGATCAATCACCAGGAGACTCAGATCTGTGTAGAAATAGAAAGAAACTTCCTGAGCACTTTAGAAGGAGGTTGTACTGCTCCTATCGGAGCTTTTGCAGAAATCATTGGCGATCAGATCCGATTCAAAGCTGCACTTTGCTCTCTGGATGGAAAAAACTGCATCGCTGTAGATGAAAACTTTGTCTATACTCCAGCTGAGAATTTCGGAGAAAAGTATGCAAAAGTAGTTCTTGAAAACGGAGGAAAAGAATTAATGGCCGAAATCAAAAGCCAGATCTGA
- the hemA gene encoding glutamyl-tRNA reductase, with product MLQYSNIHQTSNFAVLSISYEKADVETRGKFAFFDENIKNFVSRVHQEDLGDAFVVSTCNRTEIYTTSPNYLLVAEEYCKTIGVQLTDFLQFANILTKEEALIHLFRVAAGLESQIIGDFEIIGQIKKAYNRFKKERQNSNPYLERAINAAIQISKRIKNETGISNGAASVSYAAVHYILNSQKRIAEKNILLLGVGEIGQNTVENLVKHVYQPKIKIANRTQEKAEKISQKYNIPHVDYSDFEQELKNTDILIVATGAKHPIVNQSHFPNGKETLVIDLSIPHNVEKNVTENKNVTLIDVDELSKQIQETIQQREKEIPKAEKIIKELMKDFIEWEKKRKLAPNIHHFKAVLKNMERNEMHNFYKKNKYINITDMELSDKMIQKITNRFAKYIIDNPLKAEEISKLMHEILVEQPNNEFNEKH from the coding sequence ATGTTACAGTATTCCAATATTCATCAAACGTCAAATTTCGCCGTGCTTTCAATAAGCTACGAGAAAGCCGACGTAGAAACAAGAGGAAAGTTTGCATTCTTTGATGAGAACATCAAAAACTTTGTTTCCAGGGTCCACCAGGAAGATCTTGGAGATGCATTTGTGGTTTCTACCTGTAACAGAACTGAGATTTATACTACTTCTCCCAATTATCTTTTAGTTGCTGAAGAATATTGCAAAACCATCGGAGTACAGCTTACTGATTTTCTTCAGTTTGCCAATATTCTTACGAAAGAGGAAGCCCTGATTCATCTTTTCAGGGTAGCAGCCGGCCTTGAAAGCCAGATTATTGGTGATTTTGAAATCATCGGACAGATTAAAAAAGCATACAACCGTTTCAAAAAAGAAAGACAAAATTCGAATCCTTACCTGGAGAGAGCCATCAATGCGGCTATTCAGATTTCGAAAAGAATAAAAAACGAAACCGGTATTTCCAATGGAGCGGCATCAGTATCTTATGCGGCAGTTCATTATATTCTGAACAGCCAGAAAAGAATTGCTGAAAAAAACATTCTTCTTTTGGGAGTAGGTGAAATAGGACAAAATACGGTTGAGAATCTGGTAAAGCATGTTTATCAGCCAAAAATTAAAATTGCCAACAGAACTCAGGAGAAAGCTGAAAAGATTTCCCAGAAATATAATATTCCTCACGTTGATTATTCTGATTTTGAACAGGAATTAAAAAATACTGACATTCTTATTGTGGCAACAGGGGCCAAGCATCCTATTGTCAACCAGTCACATTTCCCGAACGGAAAAGAAACGCTTGTTATTGACCTTTCTATTCCTCATAACGTTGAAAAGAATGTTACAGAAAATAAAAATGTAACCTTAATAGATGTAGATGAGCTTTCAAAACAGATCCAGGAAACCATTCAGCAACGCGAAAAAGAAATTCCGAAAGCTGAAAAAATCATAAAGGAGCTGATGAAAGATTTTATTGAATGGGAGAAAAAGAGAAAACTGGCACCTAATATTCATCATTTCAAAGCGGTTTTAAAGAACATGGAACGCAATGAAATGCATAATTTTTATAAAAAGAATAAATACATAAATATCACGGATATGGAACTTTCTGACAAAATGATCCAGAAAATCACCAACCGTTTTGCAAAATATATCATCGATAACCCTTTAAAAGCCGAAGAAATTAGTAAATTAATGCACGAAATATTAGTTGAACAACCAAACAACGAATTCAATGAAAAGCATTAG
- a CDS encoding rod shape-determining protein: protein MSLFDMFTQEIAIDLGTANTLIIHNNKIVIDQPSIVAIERSSGKPIAVGEQAKHMQGKTHEDIKTIRPLKDGVIADFHASEHMIKEFIKKIPGIKGKFIQPALRIVICIPSGITEVEKRAVRDSAQKVNAKEVRLIYEPMAAAIGVGIDVQKPEGNMIIDIGGGTTEIAVVALGGIVCDKSVKIAGDVFTNDIAYYLRTHHNLYIGERTAERIKIEVGSAVEDLDVDIEDIPVQGRDLITGKPKEIMVGYKEIARALDKSIIRIEDAVMETLSLTPPELAADIYKTGIYLAGGGALLRGLADRIHKKTGLPVFVAEDPLRAVVRGTGIALKNMDKFNFLIK from the coding sequence ATGAGTTTATTTGATATGTTTACGCAAGAAATTGCGATAGACCTTGGAACTGCTAATACCCTAATCATCCATAATAATAAAATTGTTATTGATCAACCTTCAATTGTTGCAATTGAACGTTCATCGGGTAAGCCGATTGCCGTCGGAGAGCAGGCTAAACATATGCAGGGTAAAACTCATGAGGATATCAAAACCATCCGTCCTTTGAAAGATGGGGTTATTGCTGATTTCCATGCTTCTGAACACATGATTAAGGAGTTTATCAAAAAAATTCCTGGCATCAAAGGTAAATTCATCCAACCGGCATTACGAATTGTAATCTGTATCCCTTCTGGTATCACTGAAGTTGAAAAAAGAGCGGTAAGAGACTCTGCTCAAAAAGTAAATGCAAAAGAAGTAAGGCTTATTTATGAGCCAATGGCAGCGGCAATAGGAGTAGGTATTGATGTACAAAAGCCTGAAGGAAATATGATCATCGATATAGGTGGAGGTACTACGGAAATTGCTGTAGTAGCTTTAGGTGGTATCGTATGTGATAAGTCTGTAAAGATTGCAGGAGACGTGTTTACCAATGATATTGCTTATTACTTAAGAACTCACCATAACCTTTATATCGGAGAAAGAACAGCTGAAAGAATCAAAATCGAAGTAGGTTCTGCAGTAGAAGATCTTGATGTAGATATCGAAGACATCCCGGTACAAGGTAGAGACCTTATCACAGGGAAGCCTAAAGAAATTATGGTTGGATACAAAGAGATTGCACGTGCATTAGACAAATCTATCATCAGAATTGAAGATGCCGTAATGGAAACCCTTTCTCTTACACCACCGGAGCTGGCAGCTGATATTTACAAAACAGGTATTTATCTTGCCGGAGGAGGAGCATTATTAAGAGGCCTTGCGGACAGAATCCACAAAAAGACAGGTCTTCCTGTATTTGTTGCTGAAGATCCGTTGAGAGCTGTAGTTCGCGGAACAGGTATTGCGCTTAAGAATATGGATAAGTTCAATTTCTTAATTAAATAA